The genomic region CGTTTTTCAGAAAAATGAAACACAAAAGAAATAAGATTTAAAATGAAGGTGCTTGTCATTGGATGTTAAAGAGATTATTCTGGTAATTGTAGTTATTTTGGCTGCTTTTGCCCTGACAAAAGCAATTCTTAATTTCATGGGAGCTTTTTTCCATCTGGCATTCAGCTTTGTGTATCTTCTTGTTGTGTTTGTAGTTATTGTTTTAGGGATTATGGCTGTGGTGAAGTTGTTGTTCGATTAAAATATCATCACGTTATCTACTGTAATTGCAAAAATCTCTGATTCCGCATATATTGCATTTTGGATTTTTACCTAGACATATTCCGCCGTCTTTCAAACCAAAATAATCATCATTTCCCATTTGGCCATAAGTCACTAAAATAATATCAATATATCTTATAGGATGACCAGTTTCCTGACTGAACTTCCTTCCATGAATAACGGTTTTCAATAATTGATTTTCACTCTCAATCAAACCTATTCTTTTGAAAATCCTTGTAATTACCCGATCAGGTTTCAAAACAGGAAGTCCAATATCAGTCATGAAATGGTATGATGTTATATCACCCAAAAACGAAAAAGTATACTGCAATTCCTCTTTGAACAACATCAAATTCTCAAAAGACTGTTCAGTTTTGAAAGTATCTATGTACTTTTTGAAAGAATCATGTTTTTCAACTATATTCCTGAATATTTTTGCGTTTTTGATACATGCTGAAATTTTCTTTTCATTCCGTATCATCTGCTCGTCCTGCATTATCTTAATAATCATAGATTCATCGTATTCTGCAACAGATTGAAAATCTGAAAAATAAGATTTAATAGCAGGCATTTTCTTATCAACTGTTTCAGCCTTGAAACCTGAATAAAATATAACTTCGACTAACCTTTCATAATATTGAGAATCTTTTAAATCTTGGTTCTCATATGTTTTGTAATAACCAAAATTATTCTTGAAATCTTCTTCTGATAGAGAACAATAATCTTGTAAGCTAGATTCAACTTTGAAAAATATATCTTTGTAATCAATCACAAAATACCCCAAAAAAGCTATTTAATTAAAATTTAAAAAGCTTGTCTTTTGTGATTTCATAAAAAATAATTCCAGCATCGTACATCAATTCTGCAGAAAAGCACTATATACTACTGACCATATAATTTCATATAGCTCATTATCTAGTGCTGGGAGGGAAGAAAATGAGTGATATCATTAATTTTCGTCTGGATATGACAAAAGAAGATATGGAATTAGAGCAGGAAGTTTCCAGAGATACAAGCGAATTCAATGTCGAAACTATCAAGCCTATTAGAAGTATTCCGGAACAACCACTGGAAGAAGCACGTTTTGTAGAACCTATAACCGCATTTGTTGGTGCAACTGTCCTTTACCTTGCAAAACGCATGATAGACCATTGGTTTAAAGAAAAGGAACAGGGAGTGATGATGGACCTGAGAGAAGTCCCTCCGCTCGTATCACGCATTGCTGGCATACCAATGGGTTTTCTTGTAATCATCGATAAAAACGGACAGGCCACAACTCACAAAGTTGAATACGATAAAGGCGACGATGAGGCATTGAAATCCATGATGGCCATACTAAATATGGCATTTAACCAATAAGGAGGATTTAAGCTCAATGAGCAATAGTTTTGAATTCCTTAGTGGAACCATCAACATTTCAGCACCTTTACCGGATAGTTTGCAGGAAAAAGGATTAGACTCGTTCTATGAAGACCCAAATAATACGCAGTGGGGAGATGTCCTCTGCCGTGTGCTATATCATGAATCCATCCATTTCTGGCAATTTCTTTCCTCTGGTTACATTGCCAACTTAATCAGCGAGGAATGGAAAAGATTGAACCATTTTGAACAAATGAACGAGATAATTCCTAAAAGCGATTTTTTAAAAAACTTTAACCAACGCCCGGAAGATAAAACTTTTTCACCTTATGAACTCACTGAATGCTGGGCACGGTACTGGGATGTACATACCCGCAGTCCTGCCAGAATAATAAAGGAAGAAGGAATTGAAATTGACGAATCTGAAAACCAGAATAATAAACTGTATGGCAATTATTCATGGATAGAATATGACACAATAATGCAAAAGGGTGAAGATTCTCACCTCTATGCTCAGCCCTACAGATGGCTTCTGGAAAAAGCTTCCGGCAATAGTTATCTTATCGCATTGTTATTTCCTATAATAACCCATGCTTCTTTTGGTAGTCCTGATCCAGTTGGTGTTTTCACCGGTTGTTTTGAACGTGCGGCACAAGAAGAGATATTAAAAGAAATAATGGAACATCGTTCAGGCAATATTAATTTTGACTGGATAAATAGCTGGACATTTGCCTGGAATGAGATCGTTTTACCAACACTTGAAGAGAAAAAACTACCTATTTTTACAAGTGGTTTTGATGTGATACAGCGGGGTGCATTGGAAACTCACCCGATATATCGTGAATATCCGGA from Methanolobus tindarius DSM 2278 harbors:
- a CDS encoding DNA-3-methyladenine glycosylase I gives rise to the protein MIDYKDIFFKVESSLQDYCSLSEEDFKNNFGYYKTYENQDLKDSQYYERLVEVIFYSGFKAETVDKKMPAIKSYFSDFQSVAEYDESMIIKIMQDEQMIRNEKKISACIKNAKIFRNIVEKHDSFKKYIDTFKTEQSFENLMLFKEELQYTFSFLGDITSYHFMTDIGLPVLKPDRVITRIFKRIGLIESENQLLKTVIHGRKFSQETGHPIRYIDIILVTYGQMGNDDYFGLKDGGICLGKNPKCNICGIRDFCNYSR